The following are from one region of the Capsicum annuum cultivar UCD-10X-F1 chromosome 1, UCD10Xv1.1, whole genome shotgun sequence genome:
- the LOC124898193 gene encoding uncharacterized mitochondrial protein AtMg00820-like, which produces MQKEYNVLLQNGIWSLVPSFTAKNIVGCKWIFKLKLNPSGSIERYKARLMAKGFRQVAVVDYHETFSLVGGLYGSSTSKMHFFMGNYMKRPSQMRTELVAQMIGGLPMVIVYFLDPI; this is translated from the exons ATGCAAAAAGAGTACAACGTCCTCTTGCAAAATGGTATTTGGTCCCTTGTTCCATCCTTCACAGCAAAGAATATTGTGGGATGCAAATGGATTTTTAAGTTAAAACTCAATCCTAGTGGCTCCATTGAGCGTTACAAGGCTCGTTTAATGGCAAAGGGATTTAGGCAAGTGGCTGTAGTGGACTATCATGAAACATTTAGTCTCGTG GGTGGTCTTTACGGCAGCTCGACGTCAAAAATGCATTTCTTCATGGGAAATTACATGAAGAG GCCTTCACAGATGCGGACTGAGCTGGTTGCCCAGATGATCGGCGGTCTACCAATGGTTATTGTCTATTTCTTGGATCCAATTTAG